The following proteins are encoded in a genomic region of Pyrus communis chromosome 11, drPyrComm1.1, whole genome shotgun sequence:
- the LOC137709092 gene encoding uncharacterized mitochondrial protein AtMg00810-like — protein MVCLYVDDLIFTENDAKMFDEFKKSMMKEFEMTDLGLMHYYLGLEVIQTTAGNFIYQKKNVHDILKRFQMDDCKPFGTPVEVGLKLCKDKGGKDVNMKRILRYVKGTTDYGVFYKREDGYGFIGYTDSDYAGDIDDRKSTYGHTFLLNSGAVSWY, from the exons ATGGTGTGCTTGTATGTTGATGACTTGATATTCACTGAAAATGATGCTAAAATGTTTGATGAATTTAAGAAGTCTATGATGAAGGAGTTTGAAATGACTGATCTAGGATTAATGCACTATTATCTTGGATTGGAAGTCATTCAAACTACTGCTGGTAATTTCATCTACCAGAAAAAGAATGTGCATGACATTCTTAAAAGGTTTCAGATGGATGATTGCAAGCCATTTGGAACTCCAGTTGAAGTCGGTTTAAAGTTATGCAAAGACAAAGGTGGGAAGGACGTTAACA TGAAGAGAATTCTCAGGTATGTAAAAGGGACAACTGATTATGGTGTGTTTTATAAAAGGGAAGATGGTTATGGTTTTATTGGGTACACAGATAGTGATTATGCAGGTGATATAGATGATCGTAAAAGCACTTATGGGCACACATTTCTACTTAACTCTGGTGCAGTATCATGGTACTAA